Genomic segment of Nocardiopsis mwathae:
CCATCGCCGCTACCACGCGACGGGAAGCTCGTAGAGGCCGTACACCATCGCATCGTCCTTGCGTCCCAGCATGTCGTCCTCGGTCGGGTGCGCCTCCTTCTCCCGGCACAGGCGCTCCAGGTACCGGCTCAGGTCGGCGGCGGCGCGGTCCCGGTCCTCGTCGGTGACGCCCGCCGACATCATCCTGCAGGTGGTGTCCTCGAACAGGTGGTCGTCGGCATAGGACGCCCCGAGCATTTCGCACACGACGCGCAGGGGAACCGGGAGGGAGAGCATGTCCACCAGGTCCGTGGGAGGTCCCGCGGCGAGCATCGCGTCGATGCGACCGTCCACGATGCCCTGGATCCATGGGCGCATCTCCCGGACCCGGCGCACGGTGAACTCGCCGAGGATGGCGCCCCGTGACCTGCTGTGCTCGGCCCCGTCAAGGTTGACGATCGGCGGACGCTCGTCCTCGCGCGGCTGGATGTGCTCCGGCCCGGCCACGAGCCTGGGGAAGCCCGGGGGTGAGCGGCCCGATGTCATCGCACGGTGCGCATCATCGTGCCGTCAGTGCTCGACGAAGACGGCGACGGTCCGCCCGGGCACCGTCAGGGTGCCGGTTTCCGGGTCGACGGACGATTCCCCGACCACGGGGTCGTCGGACTCCGCCTGGACGGGGTGCAGGGCCGTGTCGGCGCCCCGCAGCGCCTCGACGGTCTGCGTCCGTACGTGGGGGGACGCGTTGAACACGACGGTGACCGATGACCAGCGCGGGTCGACATCCGTGGCGTCGAGGCGCATCGTGATCACGCCCGGCGTCTCCTGAGGGCCGCTGAGCGGGAACGACACCCGGCGCTGCACCTGCTCCGCGGAGCCCAGCGTGAACACGGGTGAGGAGGCGCGGATGCGCAGTAGCTCACCGAATCGGGCGCGGGAGTTCTCGATCGCCGCGCAGTCGGCCCGCAGCGCGGGGTCGGCGAGCAGTGGGCGGGCGTAGGGCCACTTGTCCTCGTTGTCCCTGGCACGCGGCAGCCCCACGCCGAAGTTGTTGCCGTCCGCGCAGTCCCAGTGGAGCCGATTGAACCAGTCACCGGAGTCGTAGGAGTTGCGGTCCAGCGACTTCGAGCGCAGCCGCTCGCTTCCGGCGTGCACGAAAGCGCCGCCTTGGCCGAGCAGTGCGGTGCCGAGCGCCAGCGACTGCATGCGCACGCGCTGCTCCATCGGGGTGCCCGGCGGGAGCTTGTAGGCCAGCGCGTCGTAGAGGGTCTCGTTGTCGTGCGCATCGACGTAGGTCACGGATTCGCCCGGGTGCGCGGTGTAACCGGCGGGGGCGCCGTTGTAGTCGACTTCGCGGCCGGTGACCTCCCGCCCGGAGGAGGCGGTGAACCGGTAGTCCCGGAGGTTTCCGGTCAGCCCGACCTTGATCAGGTCCTGGTAGTGCAGCAGCCGGGCTCGCTGGTGGCCGGGGTCACCGTTGCCGGGTGCCGTGTTGGGGTCGGTGAACAGCCCGGAGCCGAACCCTTGGAGGCGGGGGTCGGCGTCGAACGGGCCGCCGCCGCGCACGCCGTCGCGCAGCCGGTCGTTGAAGGTGCCGATGCCGGTCCCGGCCATGGTGAGCTGGGTGGCCTGCTCGAAGCGGGCGCCGCCCGCGACCTCGCCGAAGTCCCAGCCTTCGCCGTAGAGCACGATCGCCGAGCCGTCCACGCCGTCGCGTTCGGGGGTGAGGTCGTCAAGGGCGGCGCGCACCGCGAGCATGTTCGCCTTGGGGTGGTGCCCCATGAGGTCGAAGCGGAAGCCGTCGACCTTGTACTCGCGGGCCCAGGTCACCACCGAGTCCACCACGAGCCTGCCCATCATGGTGTGCTCGGGGGCGGTGTTGGGGCAGCAGGTCGATTCGGCGACCGAGCCGTCGTCGAGCAGGCGGTGGTAGTAGCCGGGGACGACCCGGTCGAGCACGGACATGGAGTCCTGACCGGTGGCGTAGGTGTGGTTGTAGACGACGTCCATGACGACGCGAAGTCCGGCGCGGTTGAGGCCCATCACCATCTCGCGGAACTCGGTGATGCGGGTGGTGCCGTCGGGGTCGCCGGCGTACGAGCCCTGGGGAACGGTGGTGTGGACCGGGTCGTATCCCCAGTTGAACGCGTCGGCGTGGGCTGTCCGCTCGATGCAGGCCTGCTGCTCGGCGGAGTCGGCGGGGAAGGACTCCAGGTCGCATGCGGGGGTCTTCTGGTCGGAGCGGCGTTCGGGGACGGACCCGAAGTCGTAGGCGGGCAGAAGGTGCACGTGGTCGACGCCGTCCTCGGCGAGGGAGCGCAACTCGGCCATGCCCGCGGTGGGCCGGTCACCGGGGTCGGTGAACGCGCGGTAGGTGCCGCGGTCGGTCTCGGGGACGGTCGTGTCGGAGGCGGAGAAGTCGCGGACGTGCAGCTCGTAGATGGTCGCGGCATGGAGGGGCACGGGGGCGGGCTTGGCCGTTTCCTCCCATCCGTCGGGAGCGAGGGCGGGGTCCGCCGGGTCGGCGATCAGGCTGCGTTGGGAGTCGGCGGCGAGGGCGAGGCTGTAGGGGTCGGTGACCGTGTCGGTGACGATCTCGGCCGTGGTCGGGGCGTAGACCTCCACTTCGAAGGCGTAGTACTTCCCGTTCCAGGCGGTCGGCCCGTGCGCCGACCAGACGCCGGTGCCGTCGTCGCGCTTCATCCGGACCGTGCGGGAGTCGGCGGATCGCGGGCCGTCGTAGAGGACGAGCCGCACGGTGCGGGCGGTGGGCGCCCACACGGACAGGGTCGGCCTGCCGTCCGTCCAGGCGGGGCCGAGCGCGGCGTCGGCGGCCGCCGCGTACAGGTCGTCGAGCACGCCGGGGATCTGGGCCCCGGTCGCGGCGATGACGCGCCCGTCGCGGTCCCGTTCGACGACGGCGACCTGGCCGCGCAGGGCGTCGGCCAGTCGCCCCGAGGTGTCGCCGCGGTGGCCGTCGGCGCCGATCCGCAGGGCTGTGCGGGTGGCGAGGTGGGGCCACTGCGCGCGCTGCTCGTCGGTGAGGCCGTCGGGCGCGGGCCGCAGCGGGATGGTCTGGAAGTCGCCGGTGAGGCGGCCGTCGTCGACGCGGATGGAGGCGTCGGTGGAGTGGACGATGTCGTAGGTGTGGGCGTCGTGGGCGGGGCGGGGCCAGGTGACCGTGGTGCGGTCGATCCAGTGGGCTGTGGCGGTGCCGAGGTCGTGGCCGACCGGGCCCGCCGCCGGGGGCGCGGGTGCCGCGCTCGCCGGGGTGGCTGCGAGGTGTGCCGCCAGCAGGGCGCCGGTCAGGCCGAGGGTGAGGAGCCGTCCGGCGTGCCGTGCGCGCTGTGGCCGGGAACGGAGGCGAGTCATGGGGGATGGTCCTCTCGCTCTGTCGTCGGCGGGTTACGCGAACGGTAGTCAGCCCCTCGTGTGTTGTGCAATCCCTTGCGGAAACTTTCTGCAAGGCCCTGCGGGTGGGTGATGCAGGGGAGAACGGCGGCGCGCGGGGGCCTGGAAGCGGGTGCCCCCAGGCCCGGAGGGGTGGCTCTCCGCGGTTCGACGGGGGCGGCGTCTCCCGCCGCCCTCGCTTTCACCACGCGACGGGTAGCTCCCGCACGCCGAAGACGGTCGACTCGCGGCGGTAGCGGACCTCTTCGAAGGGCACGGCGAGCCGGAGGCCGGGGAACCGGCGCAGCAGGGCGGGGAACGCGAGGTGCATCTCCAGCCGGGCCAGCTGCTGGCCGATGCACTGGTGCGGGCCGTGCCCGAATGCGACGTGCGCCACCGGCTTTCGGGTGATGTCGAACCGGTCGGGGTCGCCGGCGACCAGCCCTTCGTCCCGGTTGGCCGCGGCCAGGGAGGTCTCGACGATGTCCCCGGCCCCGATC
This window contains:
- a CDS encoding cytochrome P450 family protein, with product MTSGRSPPGFPRLVAGPEHIQPREDERPPIVNLDGAEHSRSRGAILGEFTVRRVREMRPWIQGIVDGRIDAMLAAGPPTDLVDMLSLPVPLRVVCEMLGASYADDHLFEDTTCRMMSAGVTDEDRDRAAADLSRYLERLCREKEAHPTEDDMLGRKDDAMVYGLYELPVAW
- the pulA gene encoding pullulanase-type alpha-1,6-glucosidase is translated as MTRLRSRPQRARHAGRLLTLGLTGALLAAHLAATPASAAPAPPAAGPVGHDLGTATAHWIDRTTVTWPRPAHDAHTYDIVHSTDASIRVDDGRLTGDFQTIPLRPAPDGLTDEQRAQWPHLATRTALRIGADGHRGDTSGRLADALRGQVAVVERDRDGRVIAATGAQIPGVLDDLYAAAADAALGPAWTDGRPTLSVWAPTARTVRLVLYDGPRSADSRTVRMKRDDGTGVWSAHGPTAWNGKYYAFEVEVYAPTTAEIVTDTVTDPYSLALAADSQRSLIADPADPALAPDGWEETAKPAPVPLHAATIYELHVRDFSASDTTVPETDRGTYRAFTDPGDRPTAGMAELRSLAEDGVDHVHLLPAYDFGSVPERRSDQKTPACDLESFPADSAEQQACIERTAHADAFNWGYDPVHTTVPQGSYAGDPDGTTRITEFREMVMGLNRAGLRVVMDVVYNHTYATGQDSMSVLDRVVPGYYHRLLDDGSVAESTCCPNTAPEHTMMGRLVVDSVVTWAREYKVDGFRFDLMGHHPKANMLAVRAALDDLTPERDGVDGSAIVLYGEGWDFGEVAGGARFEQATQLTMAGTGIGTFNDRLRDGVRGGGPFDADPRLQGFGSGLFTDPNTAPGNGDPGHQRARLLHYQDLIKVGLTGNLRDYRFTASSGREVTGREVDYNGAPAGYTAHPGESVTYVDAHDNETLYDALAYKLPPGTPMEQRVRMQSLALGTALLGQGGAFVHAGSERLRSKSLDRNSYDSGDWFNRLHWDCADGNNFGVGLPRARDNEDKWPYARPLLADPALRADCAAIENSRARFGELLRIRASSPVFTLGSAEQVQRRVSFPLSGPQETPGVITMRLDATDVDPRWSSVTVVFNASPHVRTQTVEALRGADTALHPVQAESDDPVVGESSVDPETGTLTVPGRTVAVFVEH